One window of Populus nigra chromosome 5, ddPopNigr1.1, whole genome shotgun sequence genomic DNA carries:
- the LOC133694221 gene encoding serine/threonine receptor-like kinase NFP isoform X2: MFMAISLLPFFSTQALLLLILLFSSTYVTSQAPPASNFSCPVDSPTTCSTYFTYLAQPPNFLDLGNISDLFGVSRKEIATASNLESEDTPLFPNQLLLVPKPCGCTGNRSFVNITYQIQQGESFYLVSTTSFENLTRWQEVEALNPSLTPTLLHAGDKVIFPLFFYLPVLIPVSQLPVLSQQYPSPERTESRNRWIIIVAASIASALFIFLLIAFLAHKRCSYKRTKALDRTGSCLETSDLIQTKELTKLESLEAKITPDKLLPGVSGYLGRPIIYEVKEIMEGTMDLNEHYKIGGSVYRAKISGRVLAVKKTKDDVTEELKILQKVSHANLVKLMGMSSGFDREGNRFLVYEYAENGSLEKWLHPTSESSSSSAGFLTWSQRLHVALDVANGLQYMHEHTQPSIVHKDIRTTNILLDSKFRAKIANFSMARPATDSLMPKVDVFDYGVVLLQLLSGKKAMVTKENGEIVLLCKEIKAVLEIEEKREKSLRKWMDPCLERFYPIDSALSLATLARLCTLEESSERPSMAEIVFNLTVLTQSPPETFERWTSGMETEDFTRLISPVTAR; encoded by the exons ATGTTCATGGCAATATCTTTGCTCCCTTTCTTTTCCACACAAGCTCTTCTTCTCttgatccttttattttcctcCACATATGTCACCTCACAAGCACCACCTGCCTCAAACTTTTCATGTCCTGTTGATTCACCTACCACATGCTCTACATATTTCACTTACCTCGCCCAGCCACCAAATTTCTTGGACCTCGGAAACATTTCTGATCTATTTGGGGTCAGTCGTAAGGAAATAGCAactgcaagcaacctggagtcTGAGGACACCCCATTATTTCCAAATCAACTTTTGCTTGTACCTAAACCTTGTGGTTGCACAGGTAACCGATCTTTTGTCAACATAACTTACCAAATCCAGCAAGGTGAAAGCTTCTACTTGGTTTCGACTACTTCTTTTGAGAACCTCACCCGTTGGCAAGAGGTGGAAGCTTTGAACCCCAGTCTGACTCCAACCCTCTTGCATGCTGGTGACAAGGTTATATTTCCTTTGTTCT TCTACCTCCCGGTATTGATCCCTGTGTCCCAGTTGCCAGTTCTCTCTCAGCAATACCCCTCTCCTGAAAGAACAGAATCCAGGAATCGTTGGATCATCATTGTTGCTGCAAGCATTGCAAGCGCTCTTTTCATCTTCCTTTTGATTGCTTTTCTGGCCCATAAACGTTGTTCATATAAGAGAACTAAAGCTTTGGATCGCACTGGATCTTGTTTGGAGACCAGTGATCTCATTCAAACAAAGGAACTTACAAAACTGGAGAGTTTAGAGGCAAAGATCACACCAGATAAGCTGCTTCCAGGGGTTTCAGGCTATCTGGGCAGGCCGATCATTTATGAGGTTAAAGAGATCATGGAGGGCACGATGGATCTAAATGAACATTATAAGATAGGAGGATCAGTATATAGGGCCAAAATCAGTGGCCGGGTCTTGGCAGTGAAGAAAACCAAGGATGATGTCACAGAAGAACTAAAGATTTTGCAGAAAGTCAGTCATGCAAATCTGGTTAAACTAATGGGGATGTCATCTGGATTTGACAGAGAAGGAAATCGCTTCTTGGTCTATGAATATGCAGAAAATGGGTCGCTGGAAAAGTGGTTGCATCCCACCTCTGAATCTTCCTCAAGCTCTGCGGGTTTCCTCACTTGGAGTCAAAGGTTACATGTAGCACTAGATGTGGCCAATGGCCTGCAATACATGCATGAACACACTCAACCAAGCATCGTTCACAAAGATATTCGAACAACTAATATTCTTCTCGATTCCAAATTTCGGGCGAAAATAGCAAATTTCTCAATGGCTAGACCTGCCACAGACTCATTGATGCCAAAAGTTGATGTATTTGATTATGGAGTTGTTTTGTTACAATTGCTTTCTGGAAAGAAGGCCATGGTAACCAAAGAAAATGGCGAGATTGTTCTGCTGTGCAAGGAAATCAAAGCCGTCTtggaaattgaagagaaaagagagaagagtCTAAGAAAGTGGATGGATCCCTGCTTGGAGAGGTTTTATCCCATTGATAGTGCTCTGAGCTTGGCAACCTTGGCAAGGTTGTGCACTCTGGAGGAGTCTTCAGAAAGGCCAAGCATGGCAGAAATTGTCTTTAACCTCACAGTTCTCACTCAGTCACCTCCTGAGACATTTGAAAGATGGACATCTGGGATGGAAACAGAAGATTTTACTCGACTCATCAGCCCTGTCACAGCTCGTTGA
- the LOC133694221 gene encoding serine/threonine receptor-like kinase NFP isoform X1 — protein MFMAISLLPFFSTQALLLLILLFSSTYVTSQAPPASNFSCPVDSPTTCSTYFTYLAQPPNFLDLGNISDLFGVSRKEIATASNLESEDTPLFPNQLLLVPKPCGCTGNRSFVNITYQIQQGESFYLVSTTSFENLTRWQEVEALNPSLTPTLLHAGDKVIFPLFCKCPSNTHLESGIAYLITYVWQPSDDLTKVAAKLNASERNIVIENNYVNFTSAVYLPVLIPVSQLPVLSQQYPSPERTESRNRWIIIVAASIASALFIFLLIAFLAHKRCSYKRTKALDRTGSCLETSDLIQTKELTKLESLEAKITPDKLLPGVSGYLGRPIIYEVKEIMEGTMDLNEHYKIGGSVYRAKISGRVLAVKKTKDDVTEELKILQKVSHANLVKLMGMSSGFDREGNRFLVYEYAENGSLEKWLHPTSESSSSSAGFLTWSQRLHVALDVANGLQYMHEHTQPSIVHKDIRTTNILLDSKFRAKIANFSMARPATDSLMPKVDVFDYGVVLLQLLSGKKAMVTKENGEIVLLCKEIKAVLEIEEKREKSLRKWMDPCLERFYPIDSALSLATLARLCTLEESSERPSMAEIVFNLTVLTQSPPETFERWTSGMETEDFTRLISPVTAR, from the coding sequence ATGTTCATGGCAATATCTTTGCTCCCTTTCTTTTCCACACAAGCTCTTCTTCTCttgatccttttattttcctcCACATATGTCACCTCACAAGCACCACCTGCCTCAAACTTTTCATGTCCTGTTGATTCACCTACCACATGCTCTACATATTTCACTTACCTCGCCCAGCCACCAAATTTCTTGGACCTCGGAAACATTTCTGATCTATTTGGGGTCAGTCGTAAGGAAATAGCAactgcaagcaacctggagtcTGAGGACACCCCATTATTTCCAAATCAACTTTTGCTTGTACCTAAACCTTGTGGTTGCACAGGTAACCGATCTTTTGTCAACATAACTTACCAAATCCAGCAAGGTGAAAGCTTCTACTTGGTTTCGACTACTTCTTTTGAGAACCTCACCCGTTGGCAAGAGGTGGAAGCTTTGAACCCCAGTCTGACTCCAACCCTCTTGCATGCTGGTGACAAGGTTATATTTCCTTTGTTCTGTAAGTGCCCTTCAAATACTCATTTGGAGAGCGGAATTGCTTATCTCATTACTTATGTGTGGCAACCTAGTGATGATCTCACGAAAGTTGCTGCTAAACTTAATGCCTCTGAACGTAACATTGTGATTGAAAACAACTATGTGAACTTTACTTCTGCAGTCTACCTCCCGGTATTGATCCCTGTGTCCCAGTTGCCAGTTCTCTCTCAGCAATACCCCTCTCCTGAAAGAACAGAATCCAGGAATCGTTGGATCATCATTGTTGCTGCAAGCATTGCAAGCGCTCTTTTCATCTTCCTTTTGATTGCTTTTCTGGCCCATAAACGTTGTTCATATAAGAGAACTAAAGCTTTGGATCGCACTGGATCTTGTTTGGAGACCAGTGATCTCATTCAAACAAAGGAACTTACAAAACTGGAGAGTTTAGAGGCAAAGATCACACCAGATAAGCTGCTTCCAGGGGTTTCAGGCTATCTGGGCAGGCCGATCATTTATGAGGTTAAAGAGATCATGGAGGGCACGATGGATCTAAATGAACATTATAAGATAGGAGGATCAGTATATAGGGCCAAAATCAGTGGCCGGGTCTTGGCAGTGAAGAAAACCAAGGATGATGTCACAGAAGAACTAAAGATTTTGCAGAAAGTCAGTCATGCAAATCTGGTTAAACTAATGGGGATGTCATCTGGATTTGACAGAGAAGGAAATCGCTTCTTGGTCTATGAATATGCAGAAAATGGGTCGCTGGAAAAGTGGTTGCATCCCACCTCTGAATCTTCCTCAAGCTCTGCGGGTTTCCTCACTTGGAGTCAAAGGTTACATGTAGCACTAGATGTGGCCAATGGCCTGCAATACATGCATGAACACACTCAACCAAGCATCGTTCACAAAGATATTCGAACAACTAATATTCTTCTCGATTCCAAATTTCGGGCGAAAATAGCAAATTTCTCAATGGCTAGACCTGCCACAGACTCATTGATGCCAAAAGTTGATGTATTTGATTATGGAGTTGTTTTGTTACAATTGCTTTCTGGAAAGAAGGCCATGGTAACCAAAGAAAATGGCGAGATTGTTCTGCTGTGCAAGGAAATCAAAGCCGTCTtggaaattgaagagaaaagagagaagagtCTAAGAAAGTGGATGGATCCCTGCTTGGAGAGGTTTTATCCCATTGATAGTGCTCTGAGCTTGGCAACCTTGGCAAGGTTGTGCACTCTGGAGGAGTCTTCAGAAAGGCCAAGCATGGCAGAAATTGTCTTTAACCTCACAGTTCTCACTCAGTCACCTCCTGAGACATTTGAAAGATGGACATCTGGGATGGAAACAGAAGATTTTACTCGACTCATCAGCCCTGTCACAGCTCGTTGA
- the LOC133694220 gene encoding lysM domain receptor-like kinase 4 codes for MNQLLLSLLFLFYLSPNLHAQQSYSGNAVMDCDNSDAGPSPAFLYTCNGKNRSCQAFLIYKSQPPYNTISSISNLLSADPLELARINNFSSSAVFPTDKEVIVPVLCSCSGKYYQANTSYTIPSNYDTYFTIANYTFEGLATCSSLIHENNYSEFGLDIGMELQVPLRCACPTSNQTKNGTKYLLSYLISWGDEVRNVSRRFNASTNSVTYANGFTEDNPTVFPFTTILIPLSNQPSSSQTIIHYPLPPNSSPSNPFHRIERPGKGSQRTITIGISLLVMSFILSMVLLLYKKKLCGARKDGKEKNILSMSEEFRHRVAEVDQGLKIYKFEELRVATKDFSTENRLSCSVYQGVLGGQVVAIKKTSKDVSNEVIFLRKTNHFNLIRLYAACKHQEGFYLIYEFMENGSLRDWLCRKDCLEVQSWNFRIQIALDVANGLHYLHNFTDPICVHKRICSSNVLLNRHLRAKIANFSCANSAKQEEYMNSSMRLALGEKGYMAPEYIEYGLVAPEIDVYAFGVVLLELVTGKEAVFIQDEEEMQLSEAIISIMEEDDGEAELGGLVDPCLMEKCSMKLVLRLVKLSLACLEQEPESRPSMGELVSSLLKIQVDVQKSEPYLWRGGQFLM; via the coding sequence ATGAATCAGCTTCTTCTGAGTCTCCTATTTTTGTTCTATTTATCTCCAAATCTCCATGCCCAACAAAGTTATTCAGGAAACGCGGTCATGGATTGTGATAACAGCGATGCGGGTCCATCTCCAGCTTTTCTCTACACCTGCAACGGCAAGAATCGATCCTGCCAAGCCTTTCTCATCTACAAATCTCAGCCTCCTTATAACACAATCTCTAGTATTTCAAACCTCCTGTCTGCAGACCCACTTGAGCTTGCTCGCATCAACAATTTCTCAAGCTCAGCTGTCTTCCCAACAGATAAAGAGGTAATAGTTCCTGTACTTTGCTCCTGCTCAGGGAAATACTATCAGGCCAACACCTCTTACACAATTCCAAGTAATTATGATACATATTTTACAATTGCCAACTACACTTTTGAGGGTTTAGCAACTTGTAGCTCTCTTATTCACGAAAACAATTACAGCGAATTTGGCTTGGATATTGGTATGGAACTGCAGGTGCCACTTAGATGTGCTTGTCCTACAAGCAATCAAACCAAAAATGGCACAAAGTATCTATTAAGTTACTTGATCAGTTGGGGTGATGAAGTTCGTAATGTCAGTAGGAGATTCAATGCGAGCACAAACAGTGTAACCTATGCAAATGGGTTCACTGAAGATAATCCAACTGTTTTTCCTTTTACCACTATTCTTATTCCACTGTCAAATCAACCTTCAAGCTCTCAAACCATAATTCACTATCCACTACCGCCTAATTCTTCTCCTTCCAATCCATTTCATCGGATCGAGAGACCAGGTAAGGGATCTCAAAGAACAATCACAATTGGAATTTCCTTGCTAGTCATGTCCTTCATTTTATCTATGGTCTTGTTGctttacaaaaagaaattatgtggAGCGCGGAAGGATGGaaaggagaaaaatatattatctatgTCCGAAGAATTCCGACATCGCGTTGCTGAGGTAGATCAGGGGTTGAAAATCTACAAATTTGAGGAGCTAAGGGTGGCAACCAAAGATTTCAGCACCGAAAATAGGTTGAGTTGTTCCGTCTATCAAGGGGTACTCGGTGGACAAGTAGTAGCGATAAAAAAGACGAGCAAAGATGTATCTAATGAGGTGATTTTTCTGAGAAAGACTAACCACTTCAATTTAATAAGGCTTTATGCTGCGTGTAAGCATCAGGAGGGTTTCTACCTTATCTATGAGTTTATGGAGAATGGTTCTTTGAGAGATTGGCTCTGCAGAAAGGATTGTCTTGAAGTTCAAAGTTGGAATTTTAGGATTCAGATTGCCTTGGATGTTGCTAATGGGCTTCACTATCTTCACAACTTCACTGATCCTATATGTGTGCACAAGCGCATCTGTAGCAGCAATGTTCTACTCAACAGACATTTAAGGGCTAAAATTGCTAACTTCAGCTGTGCAAATTCAGCAAAGCAAGAAGAATACATGAATTCTTCAATGAGGTTGGCGTTGGGGGAAAAAGGTTACATGGCTCCTGAGTATATAGAATATGGCTTGGTGGCTCCTGAGATTGATGTATATGCTTTCGGGGTTGTTCTGCTGGAATTAGTAACTGGAAAGGAAGCAGTTTTTATACAGGATGAAGAAGAAATGCAATTATCGGAAGCAATAATTTCAATTATGGAGGAAGATGATGGAGAAGCTGAACTTGGTGGCCTTGTAGATCCTTGTCTGATGGAGAAGTGTAGTATGAAACTTGTCCTGCGACTGGTGAAGTTGAGTCTAGCCTGCTTGGAACAAGAACCAGAAAGTAGACCAAGTATGGGTGAACTAGTCTCCTCACTTTTGAAGATTCAAGTTGATGTACAGAAATCAGAACCATATTTGTGGAGGGGGGGTCAATTTCTGATGTAA
- the LOC133694418 gene encoding pentatricopeptide repeat-containing protein At5g66631, whose protein sequence is MNITRLSRAIIPFNHQVRYFVRDPFPNKLTHYLRRAELINSIRLVLRSNNPNSLQTIINTRLLDTFVVTQALRSAPNADAALSFIDSLKKIDNTAHLSRHQSTLHALATVLARWQRGLELKALIGEINEGKYGNVRFSFMNLMQWYAATGDLEAVLDVWKQYRNGDKRVCTESYNIVMGLYAQKGRDCEAVRVFYRMIHEGAIPNSRTYTVMIEHLVNSGKLDPAIEIFSVLPLMRIKRTLKQYLVLVEGFVGLERFDGVRTLLDEMRADGKFPGRAMRKALQCLQEAGFVEETEEFLKEMFPDERIKSISNCGDISFDEDGDEDEDGDEDEDENHGGAFADIQEVRLKPWLDPRALAKALNKWSPDVVSALEDAKFVWTTRLVWKVLRNINSPETAWDFFCWVAYQPGFTHDVYTVQRMMTLLAKQGKVELVDQLINKIRSEGMRLPFSTIRLIIDFCGISKNADAALKVFREDRALCGPITKYNLMLLYSSLIRTLTKCKRDSDAIDVLEEMILCGICPDIQTFSGLMYHFASQGDIKTVQKLLTIVRQSDVEPDAYMYKVLIQAYCKCDRAALAWRIFEDMKNSNLIPDAATKDLLVKSLWKEGKLKEAATVEESCDGINSVLPLKQHGHKWTVSSADLAKIYNLYSNSFKLSNGH, encoded by the coding sequence ATGAATATCACTCGTCTTTCGCGTGCCATAATCCCCTTCAACCATCAAGTTCGCTACTTTGTTAGAGACCCATTTCCTAACAAGCTCACCCATTACCTCCGCCGTGCCGagctaattaattcaattagacTTGTTCTTCGTTCAAACAATCCCAATTCACTCCAAACCATCATCAATACTCGTCTTTTGGACACTTTTGTGGTCACACAGGCTCTACGTTCTGCTCCTAATGCTGATGCCgctctttcttttattgattCATTAAAGAAAATAGATAATACAGCGCATCTTTCTCGGCATCAAAGTACCCTCCATGCGCTGGCCACGGTGCTAGCCAGGTGGCAGCGGGGTTTGGAACTGAAAGCTTTGATTGGTGAAATTAATGAGGGGAAATATGGTAATGTTCGCTTTAGTTTTATGAACCTTATGCAATGGTATGCTGCCACTGGAGATCTAGAGGCAGTTTTAGATGTTTGGAAGCAGTATAGAAACGGTGATAAGCGTGTGTGTACTGAGTCATATAATATTGTTATGGGTTTGTATGCTCAGAAGGGGAGGGATTGTGAGGCTGTAAGGGTTTTTTATAGGATGATTCATGAAGGGGCAATTCCGAATTCTAGAACATATACAGTTATGATTGAGCATCTTGTTAATTCGGGGAAATTGGATCCAGCAATTGAGATTTTTAGTGTATTGCCGTTAATGAGGATTAAACGAACTTTAAAGCAGTATTTGGTTTTGGTGGAAGGTTTTGTGGGTTTGGAACGGTTTGATGGAGTTAGAACTTTGCTTGATGAAATGCGGGCTGATGGGAAGTTTCCTGGCCGTGCCATGCGTAAGGCCCTACAGTGTTTGCAGGAGGCAGGGTTCGTTGAGGAGACAGAAGAGTTTCTCAAGGAAATGTTTCCGGACGAGAGAATAAAGAGTATAAGCAATTGTGGGGATATCAGTTTTGATGAGGATGGTGATGAGGATGAGGATGGtgatgaggatgaggatgaaAACCATGGTGGTGCTTTTGCAGACATACAAGAAGTTCGGTTGAAACCATGGTTGGACCCCAGAGCTTTGGCTAAGGCCTTGAATAAATGGAGCCCTGATGTCGTGTCCGCATTGGAGGATGCGAAATTTGTTTGGACCACTCGGTTGGTTTGGAAAGTTCTTAGAAACATTAATTCACCAGAAACGGCTTGGGATTTCTTCTGTTGGGTTGCTTATCAGCCGGGATTCACTCATGATGTTTATACAGTACAACGGATGATGACACTTTTAGCGAAACAGGGAAAGGTTGAATTGGTTGATCAACtcataaacaagataagaagtGAGGGAATGAGGTTGCCTTTTAGCACCATCAGATTGATTATTGACTTCTGTGGTATTTCAAAGAATGCCGATGCTGCTCTAAAGGTCTTCCGCGAGGACAGAGCACTCTGTGGTCCCATAACAAAATATAATCTGATGCTTTTGTATTCATCTCTCATACGAACATTGACCAAGTGCAAGAGAGATTCTGATGCCATTGATGTGCTTGAAGAGATGATTTTATGTGGGATATGCCCAGATATTCAGACATTTTCTGGATTGATGTATCACTTTGCATCGCAAGGAGATATTAAAACCGTGCAGAAACTGTTAACAATAGTTCGGCAGAGCGATGTAGAACCAGATGCTTACATGTACAAAGTATTGATCCAAGCTTATTGCAAATGTGATAGAGCTGCTCTTGCATGGAGGATTTTTGAAGACATGAAGAACTCAAATTTGATACCTGATGCTGCAACAAAAGATTTGCTTGTGAAGAGTCTTTGGAAGGAAGGCAAGCTGAAAGAGGCTGCCACTGTAGAAGAAAGCTGcgacggaataaattccgtCCTTCCACTTAAACAGCATGGTCATAAATGGACAGTGAGCTCTGCGGATCTCGCAAAAATCTATAATCTCTATTCAAACAGTTTTAAGTTGAGCAATGGCCACTAG